A region of Myxococcus stipitatus DSM 14675 DNA encodes the following proteins:
- a CDS encoding F0F1 ATP synthase subunit epsilon — MAKLTVEIVTPEKRILSVQADEAVVPGGKGLFGVRPGHTPFLSLMEPGALTLVEAGKRDAYFVAGGFVEVANDKVLVLADAAEHVSGIDVDGARKRMAEAQERLKGLSSEDARYELEQATVRREAARIGAAGARG; from the coding sequence ATGGCCAAGCTGACTGTGGAGATTGTCACCCCCGAGAAGCGCATCCTGTCGGTCCAGGCCGACGAGGCGGTTGTGCCCGGTGGGAAGGGCCTGTTTGGCGTGCGGCCGGGCCACACCCCGTTCCTGTCGCTGATGGAGCCGGGCGCGCTGACGCTGGTGGAGGCTGGCAAGCGCGACGCGTACTTCGTCGCCGGCGGCTTCGTGGAAGTGGCCAACGACAAGGTGCTGGTGCTGGCGGACGCCGCCGAGCACGTGTCCGGCATCGACGTGGACGGCGCGCGCAAGCGCATGGCCGAGGCGCAGGAGCGCCTGAAGGGCCTGTCCTCCGAGGACGCCCGCTACGAGCTGGAGCAGGCCACGGTGCGCCGCGAGGCGGCCCGCATCGGCGCCGCTGGCGCTCGGGGCTGA
- the atpD gene encoding F0F1 ATP synthase subunit beta, with protein MSAQVPTAGKVIQVLGPVVDVEFPPGGLPEVYVALKLTNANLGPEQDNLVLEVAQHLGENTVRTIAMDSTEGLARGTPVKNTGAPIQVPVGKATLGRILNVTGEPVDEMGPVKSQEYWPIHRAPPPFTEQDVRVQMFETGIKVIDLLAPYTRGGKIGLFGGAGVGKTVLLQELIRNVAIERGGFSVFAGVGERTREGNDLYHEMQDTGVIKTDNLEASQAVLVYGQMNEPPGARARVALSALTMAEYFRDVEGRDVLLFVDNIFRFTQAGSEVSALLGRIPSAVGYQPTLATEMGGLQERITSTTKGSITSVQAIYVPADDLTDPAPATAFAHLDATTVLNRSIAELAIFPAVDPLDSTSRILDPGIIGQEHYAVARKVQGILQRYKELQDIIAILGMDELSEDDKLVVARARKIQKFLSQPFFVAQVFTGKEGRYVKLQDTIQGFKEIAEGKHDDIPEGAFYMAGTISEVAENARKMVA; from the coding sequence ATGAGCGCTCAAGTTCCTACGGCAGGCAAAGTCATCCAGGTTCTCGGCCCCGTGGTCGACGTGGAGTTTCCGCCCGGTGGTCTCCCGGAGGTGTACGTCGCCCTCAAGCTGACCAACGCCAACCTGGGCCCTGAGCAGGACAACCTGGTGCTCGAGGTTGCCCAGCACCTGGGTGAGAACACGGTGCGCACCATCGCCATGGACTCCACCGAGGGTCTGGCGCGTGGCACGCCGGTGAAGAACACGGGCGCCCCCATCCAGGTGCCGGTGGGCAAGGCGACCCTGGGCCGCATCCTGAACGTCACCGGCGAGCCGGTGGACGAGATGGGCCCGGTGAAGTCGCAGGAGTACTGGCCCATCCACCGCGCGCCCCCTCCGTTCACGGAGCAGGACGTGCGCGTGCAGATGTTCGAGACGGGCATCAAGGTCATCGACCTGCTCGCCCCCTACACCCGCGGCGGCAAGATTGGCCTGTTCGGCGGCGCCGGCGTCGGCAAGACGGTGCTCCTGCAGGAGCTCATCCGCAACGTGGCCATCGAGCGCGGCGGCTTCTCCGTGTTCGCCGGCGTCGGTGAGCGCACCCGCGAGGGCAACGACCTGTACCACGAGATGCAGGACACGGGCGTCATCAAGACCGACAACCTGGAGGCCAGCCAGGCCGTCCTCGTGTACGGCCAGATGAACGAGCCGCCTGGTGCCCGCGCCCGTGTCGCGCTCTCCGCGCTGACCATGGCGGAGTACTTCCGCGACGTGGAGGGCCGTGACGTGCTCCTCTTCGTGGACAACATCTTCCGCTTCACCCAGGCCGGCTCGGAAGTGTCCGCCCTCCTGGGCCGCATCCCGAGCGCCGTGGGTTACCAGCCCACGCTGGCCACCGAGATGGGCGGTCTGCAGGAGCGCATCACCTCCACGACCAAGGGCTCCATCACGTCCGTGCAGGCCATCTACGTGCCCGCCGACGACCTGACGGACCCGGCGCCCGCCACCGCGTTCGCCCACCTGGACGCGACGACGGTGCTCAACCGCTCCATCGCGGAGCTCGCCATCTTCCCCGCCGTGGACCCGCTCGACTCCACCAGCCGCATCCTGGACCCGGGCATCATCGGCCAGGAGCACTACGCGGTGGCTCGCAAGGTCCAGGGCATCCTGCAGCGCTACAAGGAGCTCCAGGACATCATCGCCATCCTCGGCATGGACGAGCTCTCCGAGGACGACAAGCTGGTCGTGGCGCGCGCCCGCAAGATCCAGAAGTTCCTGTCGCAGCCCTTCTTCGTGGCGCAGGTCTTCACCGGCAAGGAAGGCCGGTACGTGAAGCTCCAGGACACCATCCAGGGCTTCAAGGAGATCGCCGAGGGCAAGCACGACGACATCCCCGAGGGCGCCTTCTACATGGCGGGCACCATCAGCGAGGTCGCCGAGAACGCCCGGAAGATGGTGGCGTAG
- a CDS encoding prohibitin family protein, translated as MKRLGMLLGVLLLGSGCGFDTIPSGHGGIGFDSFGSGTLREPYGEGMHVMRPGKSLIVYDLRVQEMKDELSVLSNNGLDLRVDSSVRYRVDPTKLFELHTQTGPRYADILIAPITRSEARKVFGRYAPEEIYSTKREQIEKEIFDEVTRALKDKHVVVEAILVRDVTLPTAIREAISDKLAEEQRSQKMRFTLDKERQEAERRQIEAEGIAKYQTIVRQGLTEEYLRFKGIEATEKLAASSNAKVVIVGGGSKGNLPLVYQVGEK; from the coding sequence GTGAAGCGACTGGGGATGCTGTTGGGCGTGCTGCTCTTGGGAAGTGGCTGTGGTTTCGACACCATCCCCAGCGGCCACGGGGGGATTGGGTTCGACTCGTTCGGCAGCGGCACGCTGCGCGAGCCCTATGGCGAAGGCATGCACGTGATGCGGCCGGGCAAGTCGCTCATCGTGTACGACCTGCGCGTCCAGGAGATGAAGGACGAGCTGAGCGTCCTGTCCAACAACGGCCTGGACCTGCGGGTGGACTCCAGCGTGCGCTACCGGGTGGACCCGACGAAGCTCTTCGAGCTGCACACGCAGACGGGCCCCCGGTACGCGGACATCCTCATCGCCCCCATCACCCGCTCAGAGGCCCGCAAGGTGTTCGGCCGGTACGCGCCGGAGGAGATCTATTCCACCAAGCGCGAGCAGATTGAGAAGGAGATCTTCGACGAGGTGACCCGGGCGCTGAAGGACAAGCACGTCGTCGTGGAGGCCATCCTGGTCCGGGACGTGACGCTGCCCACGGCCATCCGGGAGGCCATCTCCGACAAGCTGGCCGAGGAGCAGCGCAGCCAGAAGATGCGCTTCACCCTGGACAAGGAGCGCCAGGAGGCCGAGCGCCGGCAGATCGAAGCCGAGGGCATCGCCAAGTACCAGACCATCGTCCGCCAGGGCCTCACGGAGGAGTACCTGCGCTTCAAGGGCATCGAGGCGACCGAGAAGCTGGCCGCCAGCTCCAACGCCAAGGTGGTCATCGTGGGCGGCGGCTCGAAGGGCAACCTGCCGCTGGTGTACCAGGTGGGCGAAAAGTAG
- the atpG gene encoding ATP synthase F1 subunit gamma, translating to MASLRDIRKRIRSVKNTRQITKAMKMVSAAKLRKAQDAILAARPYATMLDQIIADLSARSGDDNLTHPLLAARPVKRVELITLTSDRGLAGGFNSNVTRRANRFLYENTGLENIRISTVGRKGNDFFRNRNQDVRKDFGGLYQRLNYRAAADIAEELVASYLNGEVDAVHIVYNEFISAINQKVVVTQLLPLQTLGTGGAPSEGAAAMVDFKYEPDRQAVLDRLVPQAVNIKLYRALLESVASEHGARMSAMENATSNASDMISSLTLTYNRTRQAVITKELMEIVSGAEALK from the coding sequence ATGGCGTCCCTTCGCGACATCCGCAAGCGCATCCGCTCGGTGAAGAACACGCGGCAGATCACCAAGGCCATGAAGATGGTCTCCGCCGCGAAGCTGCGCAAGGCGCAGGACGCCATCCTCGCCGCCCGTCCGTACGCGACGATGTTGGATCAGATCATCGCGGACCTGTCGGCGCGCTCCGGTGACGACAACCTCACCCACCCGCTGCTGGCGGCCCGTCCCGTCAAGCGCGTGGAGCTCATCACCCTGACGTCGGACCGCGGCCTCGCCGGCGGCTTCAACTCCAACGTCACCCGCCGCGCCAACCGGTTCCTGTACGAGAACACGGGCCTGGAGAACATCCGGATCTCCACGGTGGGCCGCAAGGGCAACGACTTCTTCCGCAACCGCAACCAGGACGTGCGCAAGGACTTCGGCGGCCTGTACCAGCGCCTGAACTACCGCGCCGCCGCGGACATCGCCGAGGAGCTGGTCGCCAGCTACCTCAACGGCGAGGTGGACGCCGTCCACATCGTCTACAACGAGTTCATCAGCGCGATTAACCAGAAGGTGGTCGTCACCCAGCTGCTGCCCCTGCAGACGCTGGGCACGGGCGGGGCTCCGTCCGAGGGCGCCGCCGCCATGGTGGACTTCAAGTACGAGCCGGACCGCCAGGCCGTGCTGGACCGCCTGGTGCCCCAGGCCGTCAACATCAAGCTCTACCGCGCCCTCCTGGAGAGCGTGGCCAGCGAGCACGGCGCCCGCATGAGCGCCATGGAGAACGCGACCTCCAACGCCTCCGACATGATTTCCAGCCTGACGCTCACCTACAACCGCACCCGTCAGGCGGTCATCACCAAGGAGCTCATGGAGATCGTCTCCGGCGCCGAGGCCCTCAAGTAG
- a CDS encoding response regulator transcription factor — translation MTPAGPVLIVEDDLDIREALQAYLELQGYSVRSAGDGREALAHLAASPSPSLILLDMGLPVMDGHRVLTARASAPGLSRVPVVILSADTERMSPRDRAVYAASQGVAAFLPKPVDPRRLLETLRRLLPGQAEAQTDAPS, via the coding sequence ATGACCCCCGCTGGACCCGTGCTCATCGTCGAGGACGACCTGGACATCCGTGAGGCACTCCAGGCCTATCTGGAGCTCCAAGGGTATTCCGTGCGTTCGGCGGGGGACGGGCGGGAGGCGCTGGCGCACCTGGCGGCCTCGCCGAGCCCCTCCCTCATCCTGTTGGACATGGGGTTGCCGGTGATGGACGGGCACCGGGTGCTGACGGCCCGGGCGAGCGCGCCGGGGCTCTCGCGGGTGCCGGTCGTCATCCTGTCGGCGGACACGGAGCGGATGAGTCCTCGGGACAGAGCGGTGTACGCGGCCAGCCAGGGAGTGGCGGCGTTCCTGCCGAAGCCGGTGGACCCTCGGCGGTTGCTGGAGACGCTCCGGCGGTTGTTGCCGGGCCAGGCCGAGGCCCAGACGGACGCGCCTTCCTGA